One window of the Shewanella maritima genome contains the following:
- the brnQ gene encoding branched-chain amino acid transport system II carrier protein: MTRQQTLFAGFMVFALFLGAGNIIFPPMLGFASGEFFSQALIGFLLTAVGLPAVTLIAIAWMGSGEGVTEKLPRWLQLTFWSTLFLTIGPFFNMPRTFSVAYEFTAKPFYGDDLMPFVTLVFAAITLFFALSPSKLMDRVGKLITPCLITIFVVLIVSVYMMPHGTPTDVSARYLESAFASGLSEGYMTMDVLGAIGFGGLVIAIISQRMNADSGSLTREMSKIVVVYASIITALYMAMAWIGSQYGAQVSNGGELLSSYTQWMYGNTGAILLGAIMTLACLTTAIGLSCASAKYFSDNFKFVSYKPAVVTIVAVTTVVANVGLAKLIEITLPLVVVLHPVTISVVALAVFYKHKPFNLMVWGTTVMTAILFGVIDALNILGQMPADLEQAFNQYLPLYQYNAAWIIPTLAVFMGLTALAKLARNVSRSRCAQV; encoded by the coding sequence GTGACAAGACAACAAACATTGTTTGCTGGTTTTATGGTTTTCGCACTGTTTTTAGGGGCTGGTAATATTATTTTCCCGCCGATGCTGGGATTTGCATCGGGTGAGTTCTTTTCTCAAGCGTTAATTGGCTTTTTGTTAACTGCGGTAGGCTTGCCCGCTGTTACCTTGATAGCCATTGCCTGGATGGGCAGTGGCGAGGGCGTGACCGAGAAATTACCGCGGTGGTTACAACTCACCTTTTGGAGCACCTTGTTCCTGACCATTGGTCCATTTTTCAATATGCCGCGTACCTTCAGCGTGGCATATGAGTTTACTGCTAAGCCATTCTACGGCGATGATTTAATGCCGTTCGTTACCTTAGTGTTTGCGGCTATCACCTTGTTTTTTGCTTTGTCACCAAGCAAGTTGATGGACAGGGTCGGTAAGCTAATCACCCCGTGTTTAATCACTATCTTCGTGGTTTTGATTGTAAGTGTTTACATGATGCCTCACGGCACCCCAACTGACGTATCTGCTCGTTACCTTGAATCTGCTTTTGCTTCTGGCTTAAGTGAAGGTTATATGACTATGGACGTGTTAGGCGCAATTGGTTTTGGTGGCTTAGTTATTGCGATTATCAGTCAGCGCATGAACGCAGATTCTGGCTCGTTAACCAGAGAAATGAGCAAGATTGTGGTTGTGTATGCCAGTATCATTACTGCGTTATATATGGCAATGGCATGGATTGGTAGCCAATATGGCGCTCAGGTGAGCAACGGTGGTGAACTGTTGTCTAGCTACACTCAGTGGATGTACGGCAATACAGGCGCAATTTTACTTGGCGCAATCATGACGTTAGCTTGTCTAACCACGGCAATTGGCCTTAGCTGCGCGAGCGCTAAGTACTTTAGTGATAACTTTAAGTTTGTTAGCTACAAGCCAGCTGTAGTTACTATTGTGGCAGTAACTACGGTTGTTGCTAACGTAGGCTTAGCTAAGTTAATTGAAATCACCTTACCGCTGGTGGTGGTACTGCACCCTGTGACCATTAGTGTTGTAGCGTTAGCCGTGTTCTACAAACATAAGCCGTTTAATTTAATGGTGTGGGGAACAACGGTAATGACGGCAATCTTATTTGGTGTGATTGATGCGTTAAACATCTTAGGTCAGATGCCAGCGGATCTAGAGCAAGCATTTAATCAATACTTACCGCTATACCAATACAATGCCGCGTGGATTATTCCAACACTTGCGGTATTTATGGGGTTAACCGCGTTAGCAAAACTGGCTCGCAATGTAAGTCGCAGTCGCTGCGCTCAAGTGTAG
- a CDS encoding M13 family metallopeptidase, with product MKKLVISGLCASLIASLSACNSEKAPEPQAAETPVPQVAKKPAAAAVEQALTSGIDFENIDKSVRPQDDFYLYVNGGWLKTAEIPGDRTNIGAFYDLREKAREDVKAIIEDVSATENLEMGSDEQKVADLYRAFMDVETLNKLGIKPIQPTLDKIAGLKDKAAITAFFGESQVNGGGTPLAFYINPDAKDSTRYATHIWQYGLSLPEKDYYFNEEERFVNIRAKFVEHIEKMYDLAGLPNGKQAAKTILALETAIAEKHWDVVEVRDSTKTYNKYQVKDLAKLAPNINWDGYLKALGGDKQADIIINQPSFVSGLSEVIGAHSLEDWKTYLTWNELTHSASNLTEALDTENFEFFSKTLNGQAEQEPRWKRGVSSVSNTLGEVVGKVYVKRHFVPEAKKRMTELVENLRSAYGASIDSLDWMSDATKVAAKDKLAKFNPKIGYPDKWKDYSKLTIAADDLIGNKVRAAQLSHAQSVAKLGQPIDKGEWFMTPQTVNAYYNPTMNEIVFPAAILQPPFFNLAAEDAVNYGGIGAVIGHEMGHGFDDQGAKFDGEGNMRDWWTEEDLKAFTEKGAALIAQYDGYQVYDDLNVNGELTLGENIGDLSGATIAYKAYKMSLNGKEAPVIDGLTGDERFFMGFSQIWRVKMKEEAMRNRVATDPHAPGHFRAIGALSNMPEFYETYGVKEGDKMYLPPEKRVKIW from the coding sequence ATGAAAAAACTAGTTATTAGTGGCCTGTGCGCCTCACTAATTGCAAGTCTTAGTGCATGTAACTCAGAAAAAGCACCTGAACCACAAGCCGCTGAAACACCAGTGCCGCAAGTCGCTAAAAAGCCAGCAGCGGCTGCAGTTGAGCAAGCGCTAACATCAGGTATCGATTTCGAAAACATTGATAAAAGTGTCCGCCCACAAGACGACTTCTACTTATACGTGAACGGCGGCTGGCTGAAAACAGCTGAAATCCCAGGCGATCGCACGAACATTGGCGCATTTTACGACCTACGCGAAAAAGCCCGTGAAGACGTAAAAGCGATTATTGAAGACGTAAGTGCCACTGAAAACCTAGAAATGGGTAGTGACGAGCAAAAAGTAGCTGACCTTTACCGCGCATTTATGGATGTTGAAACCTTAAACAAGCTAGGTATCAAACCAATCCAGCCAACGCTTGATAAAATTGCCGGCCTAAAAGACAAAGCTGCGATAACAGCCTTCTTTGGTGAAAGCCAGGTTAATGGCGGCGGCACCCCACTTGCATTTTACATCAACCCAGACGCAAAGGACTCAACGCGTTACGCAACTCACATCTGGCAATATGGTTTGAGCCTGCCAGAAAAAGACTATTACTTTAATGAAGAAGAGCGCTTCGTAAATATCCGCGCTAAATTCGTTGAGCATATTGAGAAAATGTATGACCTAGCGGGCTTACCAAACGGTAAGCAAGCAGCGAAAACCATCCTAGCGCTAGAAACAGCGATTGCAGAAAAGCACTGGGATGTAGTTGAAGTACGCGACAGCACCAAGACCTATAACAAGTACCAGGTTAAAGATCTTGCCAAGCTTGCACCAAACATCAACTGGGATGGTTACTTAAAAGCACTAGGTGGCGACAAGCAAGCTGACATCATTATCAATCAACCAAGCTTCGTGTCTGGTTTGAGTGAAGTGATCGGCGCTCATAGCTTAGAAGACTGGAAAACCTACCTAACTTGGAACGAGCTAACTCACAGTGCCAGCAACCTAACTGAAGCACTAGACACTGAAAACTTTGAGTTCTTCTCCAAAACTCTTAACGGTCAAGCTGAACAAGAACCACGTTGGAAGCGCGGCGTAAGCAGTGTCAGTAACACCCTAGGTGAAGTTGTAGGTAAAGTTTACGTTAAGCGTCACTTCGTACCTGAAGCGAAAAAACGCATGACCGAGCTAGTAGAGAACCTACGCAGCGCCTATGGTGCGAGCATTGACTCTTTGGACTGGATGAGCGATGCAACTAAGGTTGCCGCAAAAGATAAACTTGCCAAATTCAATCCAAAAATTGGTTACCCTGATAAATGGAAAGACTACAGCAAGCTAACCATTGCCGCTGACGACCTAATCGGTAACAAGGTTCGCGCCGCCCAGTTAAGCCATGCACAAAGCGTTGCTAAGCTTGGTCAGCCTATCGATAAAGGCGAGTGGTTTATGACCCCACAAACCGTGAACGCTTACTACAATCCAACAATGAACGAGATTGTGTTCCCGGCGGCTATCTTGCAACCACCATTCTTCAACCTAGCGGCTGAAGATGCGGTTAACTATGGTGGTATCGGCGCGGTTATCGGTCACGAAATGGGCCATGGCTTTGACGACCAGGGAGCTAAGTTTGACGGCGAAGGTAACATGCGCGATTGGTGGACAGAGGAAGACCTAAAGGCCTTTACTGAAAAAGGTGCTGCACTTATCGCTCAGTACGACGGCTACCAAGTTTATGACGATTTAAACGTCAATGGCGAGCTAACCCTAGGTGAGAACATTGGTGACCTTTCAGGCGCAACTATTGCCTACAAGGCGTATAAGATGTCGCTTAACGGTAAAGAAGCACCGGTAATTGACGGCCTAACAGGCGATGAGCGTTTCTTCATGGGCTTTAGCCAAATCTGGCGCGTGAAAATGAAAGAAGAAGCAATGCGTAACCGTGTTGCCACTGACCCACATGCACCTGGTCACTTCCGCGCTATTGGCGCACTGTCTAACATGCCAGAGTTCTACGAAACATATGGTGTGAAAGAAGGTGACAAGATGTACCTACCACCAGAAAAGCGTGTAAAAATCTGGTAA
- a CDS encoding GTP pyrophosphokinase, giving the protein MNRLFRTLFIFLVLLTTRGAVAQPVQAKISVVNSNGYSVTQAARSEVDELNELEDFQRYLPLQNSRDLDELMQQTEAAQSELASLINLVSAQTQTQAIIAQPKSRIRAEQKIATKFAGETAKITDLARASIVASDVSSLMSAYKQLEQHAEIVQLKNRFANPKASGYRDLNALVKLPNSQMIVEVQLHLNDIAEIKSGAEHDTYVQVQAIEANAKRQQRQLNDIETAQITKLRQASHKLYHKAWLGYKRQNIAAHTLTAA; this is encoded by the coding sequence ATGAATCGATTGTTTCGTACCCTTTTTATTTTTCTTGTCCTGTTAACCACCCGCGGCGCAGTCGCCCAACCAGTGCAAGCCAAAATTAGTGTCGTCAACTCTAACGGTTATAGCGTCACTCAAGCAGCCCGCAGTGAAGTCGACGAGCTAAATGAACTAGAAGACTTCCAACGTTACTTACCATTGCAAAATAGCCGTGACCTTGACGAGTTAATGCAACAAACCGAGGCAGCGCAAAGCGAGCTTGCTAGCCTAATTAATCTTGTCAGTGCACAGACTCAAACCCAGGCGATTATCGCCCAGCCAAAATCACGTATTCGCGCAGAGCAAAAAATTGCCACTAAATTTGCTGGTGAAACGGCAAAAATCACCGACCTTGCCCGTGCAAGCATTGTTGCCAGTGATGTAAGTAGCCTAATGAGCGCCTACAAACAACTGGAACAACATGCTGAAATTGTGCAGCTTAAAAATCGTTTTGCTAACCCAAAAGCATCTGGCTATCGCGATCTAAATGCCTTGGTGAAACTGCCTAACAGCCAAATGATTGTTGAAGTGCAATTGCACCTTAATGACATTGCCGAAATCAAAAGCGGCGCAGAGCACGACACCTATGTTCAGGTTCAAGCCATTGAAGCAAACGCTAAACGCCAGCAGCGCCAATTGAATGATATTGAAACGGCGCAAATAACCAAGTTAAGACAAGCCTCTCACAAGCTGTATCACAAAGCGTGGCTTGGCTATAAGCGCCAAAATATTGCAGCTCATACCCTAACGGCGGCTTAA
- a CDS encoding SMI1/KNR4 family protein has product MNEIIEQLQELSETVPVPLTLPTFEQLVEVEEQILISLPNALKEYLLFGSDVIYGVYEPVTASDPYSHTYLPEVTSYAWSIGMPRDLIAICQQGDDFYCIDQEGQVRLYQDGDLTDDLWESIWDWIEEVWLAH; this is encoded by the coding sequence ATGAACGAAATTATTGAGCAGCTACAAGAGCTCAGCGAAACCGTGCCAGTGCCGCTTACTCTGCCAACCTTTGAGCAGCTAGTTGAAGTGGAAGAGCAAATTCTGATCTCTCTGCCAAATGCATTAAAAGAGTACTTACTGTTCGGCAGTGACGTTATTTATGGTGTGTATGAGCCTGTAACGGCATCAGATCCCTACTCTCACACTTATTTACCTGAAGTGACCAGTTACGCCTGGTCGATTGGTATGCCACGTGACTTAATTGCGATTTGCCAGCAGGGTGATGATTTCTATTGCATCGACCAAGAAGGTCAGGTGCGCCTATATCAAGATGGCGACCTTACTGATGACCTTTGGGAGTCAATTTGGGATTGGATTGAAGAGGTTTGGTTAGCTCACTAG
- a CDS encoding DUF4447 family protein, with the protein MSKITPMNAIEMQCLRQSFALSTAQMAELTKVGEAEVISWENGEAEAPMKIQKQLTEIDDTIEMQVLNTTDGIEALFKTEPKRRLAFVVYPSQAIYTQYNPEFLSSLPLTELYNTAAWRIKKECKIVLDVEVTLIPLDVEAYKAYRADNNMSESRESRAKWAKTQL; encoded by the coding sequence ATGTCAAAGATTACCCCGATGAATGCCATCGAAATGCAATGCCTGCGTCAATCATTCGCACTCAGCACTGCGCAAATGGCTGAGCTGACCAAGGTTGGCGAAGCAGAAGTCATTTCCTGGGAAAATGGCGAAGCAGAAGCACCAATGAAAATTCAAAAGCAACTGACTGAAATCGATGACACCATCGAAATGCAGGTGCTTAACACCACTGACGGCATTGAAGCCTTATTTAAAACAGAGCCAAAACGCCGTTTAGCTTTTGTGGTTTACCCTTCTCAAGCGATTTACACTCAGTACAACCCTGAGTTTTTAAGCTCACTGCCATTAACAGAGCTGTACAACACAGCTGCATGGCGCATTAAAAAAGAATGCAAGATTGTACTTGATGTCGAAGTGACGTTAATCCCGCTAGATGTTGAAGCCTACAAAGCCTACCGAGCAGATAACAACATGAGTGAAAGTCGCGAAAGTCGCGCTAAATGGGCTAAAACCCAATTATAA
- a CDS encoding glutathione S-transferase family protein, with protein MITLYGTPRSRALRISWLLEELNLEWEFKFLNFAKGDNRSAEFLALNPSGKMPVITDGDIVLTESAAIMQYLVERYGGAFVPAAGTADAAKHHRWVSFIMTELEQPLWSMGKHKFALPEEQRLPEMQKVAKFEFDRAAAIAEQWTPEDGFLLGDAITYSDILIGQTLLWATVFEQDLPPKLTALRDRLQHRPALASALQKTEAIAKAALAQE; from the coding sequence ATGATCACACTGTATGGCACCCCACGAAGCCGCGCGCTGCGTATATCATGGCTGTTAGAAGAGCTTAATCTTGAGTGGGAATTTAAGTTTCTAAACTTTGCTAAGGGCGATAATCGCTCGGCAGAGTTTTTAGCATTAAACCCAAGCGGCAAGATGCCAGTGATCACCGACGGCGATATAGTGCTGACTGAGTCTGCGGCAATTATGCAGTATCTGGTTGAGCGTTATGGCGGCGCATTTGTACCTGCGGCAGGTACAGCTGATGCTGCCAAACATCATCGCTGGGTAAGTTTTATTATGACTGAGCTAGAGCAGCCTTTGTGGAGCATGGGCAAGCATAAATTTGCCTTACCTGAAGAGCAGCGTCTGCCAGAAATGCAGAAAGTCGCGAAATTCGAGTTTGATAGGGCGGCAGCAATTGCTGAGCAGTGGACGCCGGAAGATGGGTTTTTGTTAGGTGATGCTATTACCTACAGTGATATTTTAATCGGACAAACCTTGCTGTGGGCAACGGTATTTGAGCAAGACTTGCCTCCTAAATTAACCGCACTGCGCGATAGACTGCAGCATCGACCAGCGCTCGCGAGTGCACTGCAAAAGACCGAAGCTATTGCTAAAGCCGCGCTAGCACAAGAGTAA